ATACATTGACGGCAAGGGTATTTTAGGATCGAAAGGTCGACGAAGGGTATTTTTATACCAAATCTCATAGTTCAAGgatattttaggcccttttccgtaAAAGGAATGATGCTTCACATTTTCAGAGGAAATTATcatcaaaatatcaaatataacaTTGAACTGATTATTTACCCTAAAATCGGTACTGTTGAATTTATAGGAGGTCAAGTGTTGGGTTTGAAAGAATCAGAGTATTACGTGGAAGCTTACCATTGCAAATCATATGACGATAAATTAGACGACacataaaactatactaaaagaaacatatattattatatgatatgcAATTGGCCTGCAtatttaaaaaagggaaaactaTACAAATACGACCAATAATTAATGGAACTATTTACCCAAATTAAACCCTACCCAAGCTATTTATCCTTAATGGACCCCTCACCCAACCTATTTACACGCATACCCCCTTCCCCATTAAAGTACAATTAGGGGATTTTGAACTCAAAGTACTGTCGAACCCATAAAATCGTTATACTAACTCTCCTCTTTGAATCTATTAATCTCCATTGCCCGATATATGCTTTCTTCTTTCATTCTTTGTTGTTTTAAGCTAAAGATTACTAATATCGAAGCTTTTTTTTGGACATTAAGCTAATATCAAATTTGACTCANGTACTGTCGAACCCATAAAATCGTTATACAACTCTCCTCTTTGAATCTATTAATCTCCATTACCCGGTATATGCTTTCTTCTTTCATTCTTTGTTGTTTTAAGCTAAAAATTACTAATATCGAAGCTTTTTTTGGACATTAAGCTAATATCAAATTTGACTCAATTAGTTGTCTTTCTCCTATCCCTCTGGAGAAAATTAAATGGTACGTTTATTTTGACATTCAgctaattataaaaaaatagttcaattagTTGCCTTTTGTCCTATCCTCATTACTTTgctttttatcttcttctttttttgtatcTCTCCTCTCTTTCACGTTACCTAGATATCCCAAAAGAGGGTAAAGTTTAGATCTGAAACCTGAGAAAATggatttcaaaaatcaaaatcgaAAGTTTTCTATGATGTTTGGGCAATTGTTCTATAAAATATCACTAGAATGCATAAATGGGTATTTAaatattgtatatgaatgtattgatattgtataacactttatataaatatatattcatcTCTCGTACATAATTATACGTTATATATACATGAttgtatattatttatacaatatagATATTTTGTTTATAGATGGCTATTTAGctgaatttgttttttttttgttgcggCATATTTGTGTAAGATACTTTTTTTAAAGGGACAAATTTTCATTTGCATAAAAAATTGCTCAAAATTAGCAATACATGcaaataaaagttattttcaataaaatggtcatatgtatatataatgtatcgatatgtatatataaagtatgGATATGTATAGATGATTAGCTATATgcctatatataaaaaatgtgtgtatatatatatatatatacacacattatTGATACAGTAAAATATATAGTACAGATCAAATTTTCAATCTCAGCCAACTCAAATCTCCTTTAAATAGtcttaaaatttagatataaGATCCTCTCAACATTTcaattcttttaatatattattcactcAAAACGATTCATGTTTGTGACAAATTTAGCTCGTGATTTGTTTGTTAATTATGCACGATGTGAGAATTTTTAAATCATGAATCGACAAACTTTTATAAAGGTGATTTTCATGATAATCATTACACGtacatttcattaaaaagacAACTATTGCTTCAAGAAGTTAGTTATCATCAGATAAGCaaaaactattattattattttttgtgctTCCCCACTAGAGGTGAGTTCCATGGAACAACTCATTTGCGAACTCTTACTTATCGTCATCGAAATGATCTAAGAAATCTTTTATAGGATATGAAAAGATACAAATTTGAAAGAGTTAGAATCACGTAAATGAGAAAAAGGGGACGGAGACCAAGCTAAATTTGTAGAGCAAGAAAATGTTCATATCGTTTAATACTTTATCGAAGTGATTCCTCTTTTCATCTGTTAGAAGAAAGAAACTATGATAATTGCTAGTACTCTTTTGCTGATTATTATGGGCTTCTTCTAACCATAAGCTCCAtttgaaaagaagagaaaaaattaaagtaccTACCTAGAAATAAAATGGAAAGATTCACCCCAACCATACTCACAAacaaacaacatatattgtgaattaattacttaattttgAAATGGTTAAAGTCTTATATAAAATCCAAATAAAGATAGTCATGCCTTAACTAtgaaaagaatatcaaaatCCTACCGACATTGGGCGAAGCTAGATCACACGATGAACTAATAATTGGGGTGAATTTGGTTAGTACAATGTTCGAATGAATAGTAAACTAATAATTTGGTTAATTTTTGTTAGTCGAATGAACGAATGGTCATTattccttttaatttttcatttttaaaaaaaataaaaactcttttttttgggggggggggggattccACCTGGTGTCCGACTCCGATTAAATCCAAATCGTGCAATGCACGGTCCATTTGGAAGTGACGCTCCAAATAAGATTTTTTCTATACCCAGAGTTCGAACTCGAGACATCTGATTAAGGGTAAAACAGTTTCATCATTGCACCACAATCGATGTtagtaggggtgttcatgggttGGATAAAGACCAATTCAAATCGTAAAATTGAACAAACCATTTTTATTTgagattggtttggttttagattgttaaAAACCTATATTATTTTGTTCGGGGTtgattttattcgaaaaaataaccgaaccgaactgatagattatatacatatattttattattatacatagataatataatatttttacaaacAATTTTAAGGATCTTACATAcgttttcatcaaaatttattttaatctatttatgaaagcaaaaatgtccaagaggaaaacatttatcttattggtttcatgtatatgaatgtctatgacaattctttgtggaaCTAGAAATATCaatgtctcttccttctaggcaaaaatggtgaattttgaagtttttttcaCAGTAAATTTAGAGATTGAAAGTTTTAAAATGTCAGTCGCtaactattttttcattttgaatggattgttatcactttttttccattgcttttatttttgagtatagttaataaccaaatcaataaatgtatattatgattgatttagggaatttaaaaatcaattaagttgatttaattttgattttgatcaataaCTGATCCAATaccgacccgtgaacacccctacatGTTGGTTAGGGAATCAAATCCATCAACAGTATTGCCAAGCCCATATTCATCTTTAATGGGCCGGATTAGAAATCAAACAAATGTATTCCGAACTTCTTTCTTCCCAAACCCTCCGcttgtttctcttttctctctctctctgtttCTACTACAAACTCCTTCAACTGACtaagaagaagaggaaacaaaggaaagaagaagaaaatctaTGGCGGATGTTGTACAGTTCAAGCTGGAGCGTATGCTCCCTGAGCTCGACGACCTTGAAAAACGAGGTCTATTTAGCCGCCAGGAAATAGCGGAAATAGTGAAACAGCGCCGGAAATTTGAGTACAGGCTGAAGAGACCTAGTCCATTGAAGCAGGATTTTGTAGCATACATTGACTATGAGAAAAGTCTCGATTCTCTACGACTTCTACGTAAAAAAGCTCAGATGAAAACAACCGGCGatagaaagttgaaaaagtcTGTTTCAGATTATGCTGGAGTTTCCAGGATTATTGAGATTTATCGGCTCGCCACCACTAGGTTTAAGGGAGATATAGAGCTTTGGTTTCAGTATTTGGAGTTCTGTAGGGAGCGAAGGAATGGTCGAATGAAGAAGGTACGTTTACCTTTGCAGAAACTTGTTTAATTGGAAGCTCAATTTTCGTGTTTTATACTTAAACgtagttattattttataatccAGTCATTTGAGAGTTCCTAAATTGTCTAAAAATGTGTGTAATTCTTTACTAATGGAATGATATAACAAAGTTATTTGGCATTGAGGCATAGTTGATTATTGATGAGATTAATATATTATTAGAGAGCAAACAAGTTCTAAAACATTGGGATAAAAAAACTTAAGATAAGATAATTAGTATAATGGAAGGGCAGTTAATTTCTCTTATTATGTTAAAATGTCTTTTATTTGACAAAGTTCCATTTTTTAAGCATCGAGGTTTGTCCTTAGTGTATTAGTTTTGCCCCTTCTGCAAACCAGTGAATTTGATGAACTTATTTTCTACATAAAAATCCAAAGCTGCAGGCTTTAAATGTGTTTGTAAATCAAGGCAGTCAACACACTAAGCCTTGATTACTAAGTTGGTTTACTAAGTCTGTTCTNAAGACATAAAGTGACACCTAAAGTTgtctcgaattttcaaaaagacactttaactatacgggtgtcctattaccccgCAAAAGTATTGAATATCATTGTAAAAGGgtcattttgacccattttctcAACTGGTTTGTGAACACGCACAATACGCGCGtgaatgtttattttttctgaTAAAACCCAATTAAAAAGTGCCACATTTCATtggttttctttattaattatttaagtgCTTTAAATCATCTTCTTCCCCAAAACATTACGTTTCAAACTCAACATTACCATTTTAAAGCTCTTCTTTATAATCATCTCCATTAACAACTTCCTTAAAGTCTCAATTGAGCAATCAATTCTCAAATTCCCTCTATTTTGAAATCCTAATTTGACTGAAAAACTCAAACCCAACAAAAATTGTTCACACCCAAGTgagaaaatactaaaacaaattCAACCCAAAAACAGAGAAAGGCAAAAATCAAAGCAAAACCCAATTACAATACcaagaaagagaaacaaaaagagaaagataATTATAAGACGATTTATcgatcttcaacaaaattgtACTTCGAAATAACTATGTCCCAATTCAATTCTTGATTAGAGCAATAATGGCGAGTTCAGGTCCAAGCTTCTCCTCAGCAACTTTCTCAGCCTTAACTCTAAGTTTTGCCAACTGCTTTCTCCTCTCGTATGCTACCTGCGCCCTCTCCTTCCTCTTGTTCTCGAGTTCCTTGATAGAGAGACAAGAAAATGTGAAGAATTTGGAAAGCTgagaaataacaaagaaaaaaagacttttCTACTTTAGTAAAGAATCGGGTCGGGCTGAACGGGTTGAAAAGAGTGAGAATCACGTGCGACAACCCAGACGAGGGAATGAGTCAAAATGGCTCATTTACAAAGATATCAAAAAGTTCtgtggggtgataggacacttccaaagttaaggtgtctttatgaaaatatgagacaacttcagtggtgactttatgtcttttctctattttgaatataattgtAAATCAAGGCAGTCAACACACTAAACCTTGATTACTAAGTTGGTTTACTAAGTCTGTTCTGTGGTCAAGTTTCTAGTTTTCAACTCTTTAACTTCTCTTGGGATTTAACAAACAGTATATATTTCTTAACCCTTGGTTCTCTTACCTGTATTTATGCACTTGCATATGATCATTTGCAACATGGTAAAATGGCAAAATCTATCTGGTGTTGATTTCCCTCCTATATTTATGAAAATCATTAAATGTTGAGAAACTGTGCTCTCGGGTGTCTTATACTGTTCTTATGCCTTTTGTTCTTCAATAGGCCCTTGCGCAGGTAATCAGGTTTCACCCTAAGGTGCCTGGAGTATGGATATACGCTGCAGCTTGGGAATTCGATACCAACTTAAATGCTGCTGCTGCTCGTGCCCTAATGCATAGCGGCTTGAGAGCATGTCCAACTTCTGAGGATCTGTGGGTAGAATATCTCCGAATGGAGCTTACATACCTAAATAAATTAAAGGCCCGCAAAGTTGTGCTAGGAGAGGATGAGGGAACACTAGCTCGTTCTGGCAAAAGTGCTAAAGAGGAACAGTGGAGAGATGAGAACAAGGAATTATTTATTGTCCTTGATGATAACAGAGAGGAAGACAAATTATCCAACCTTCACGACGGAGACTCGAAGGAGAAATTAGATTTATTTAGGGAACAAGGTTTAAGTGTTCTTCAGACAGTTTACGGTGGTTCTATTAAAGCCCTCCCTTTCAGTTTCAGTTTAAGAACAAAGTTTCTTGACATACTAGAAGCAACAGATTTAGGTCATTCAGAAGATATGCAAAATGAAATACTTGCTGATATGAAACGGGACTTCTCAAAAGAACCAAAATATTGGGATTGGCTTGCAAGACAGGAAGTGATTGATCTTAATAATCCAGAGACTACTGAAGCAATGACAGCTGATCAGTTAAGCAGAGCAATTCAGGTAATACTAAACCTTTGTTGATCCACATGttcgattttgatgttataatcTAATTCCTGTATTGCCTGTAATGTGATAATTTCTGGATCTTTCATGTCTAAGATCACGTGAAAAGGACATATGTTTGCCAGAAACTTAGGCTTGCTATTTATAAATGAAGGTTCTTAATTCCTTATTAATCCTCAATCATTGTTTACTCCAATTTTCCAGTCTAAGGAAAAAGTGGCATGAATTCTGGAATTACCCCTTCTGAGAGTCCGTCTTCTAGTTTGGTTGGAAGATTGTTCCTTCATGTGCAGCAGAGCTGCTATTTGAACTTTACTGTTTGGACAATGTTATACTTCTCCAATGCCTAAATCAGATGACATATACCAAAAGTCTTTGGTTGCACATGAAACATTACGAGGCTTGTGCTTTACTGTTTGAGATCTTCCTTTCCTTTAGTTTTATGATTTGATTCACTCTTTCAGTGCACTGGTAGTAAATCACTGTTTTACAGAATATCCTGTATAGCTTTCTTCGTTCATTAGCAGGTGCAGGCAACTGTATGTTCTTGAGTGACAAATTCTGATACTCTTTTTGTGGGTTCgagtgggggtgggggggttgGAGATTTCATTATCTGCAGTTCTCTTTTTATGGTGTATATCTGTACCCTGCTGACAAGACTACCCACATTGATTCTGTAGGTTTATGAGGAGGGTTTAAAAATTGTGCCTTCAGCTTCAATGTTTGATTGTTATGCAAAGTTCCTGATGGATGTCATCCGTTTTAAAAATAAGGGAAGTCAATCTTCTGAGCTCTTCAGTACAGCTAGTCATGTTATGGATCCTATTTCACATCTCCTGGTAGTATATGAAAAGGCTGAAACCATGGGGTGCATCACAGAAGATCTTGCTTGCCAGCATGTTTCTTTTCTACTGCAACTTGGGAAAGTAGATGAAGCTAAGACTTTGGCGGAGAAATTGTGTTCTGGAAAATTTTCAGAAGCAGTGCAGCTATGGGCTTTACGGTTCTCAATAGAAATGAGATTTATCCAGAAGAACTGTACTCCAAATAAGGCAGCTCTGTCTTCTATCTTTGAACCCCTGAGAAGTGTTTTGCTGAAACTTCCCATATTAGAAGCAGAAACTATATGGCTTATGGTAGGCCAAAGCTTAAACCTTTCCCTGtttagagtctttttcatgCATTATAAGATGGTGATAGAAACTGTATTGCTCCTTCTGACTTAGCTGTGATATATGAGATCTTGTTTTCCAGTTGCATATATCAATATTTCTTCTGCTATTACATTTTTGGCGTACTTCTGTAGATGAAGCTGAATCCTTACTAGATATTATAGAGTACTTGTAAGCTGACCAAGGATACATCTTGTGCTTCTTTTTGAACATGTAAATTCACTATCTTTGTACTGATGATTAATATAGTGTTTCTTTAAAAGAACACTTATGCTATTTGAATAGATTCCTTTTGCGAGCATTGAGGCTTGATACAACACTACATATAAGATGCAAGTCAGGGCAGTGCTTATATTTCAGCAGATTCCATTCAATGCGCATTATGTTGAGTATGTTAGAGATGTATCAGTGGTTGAGACATGCACATGGCTACACCATTTTACTGTCATTTGTGCTATgcttttaattttctatttgcTTTTTGCTTTTTTAGAATAGGGAAGCATCTGTTGAGTGCCTCATGTGATTACATATGTAATGCAAGTCTGAGGAGTGCTTATATGTTGGCAGATCCCATTGAGTTCAGTGCATGTTACATTGTTGAGCATGTTAGCATGTTAGAGATGTACAAGTAAATGATGGATGCATGAGGCATCACAGTTTCACTATTGGTTGTGTATGCTTTTGGTGATAGAGTTGCATTCATAAGAAGTGCGGGATTTGTCCTTGTCTATGTGAAACTAAACTAATATTACCCAACAGAAACATTAATATTTTCTCAGTAGTTGTTAGGATGGAAGGTCTCTGagccaaaataaaataaaaataggaccTCTTGGAGCCAGTTACATGGTATTTTGATCAAGCACaacaattttctttgtttatcattttaatttttctttcaagcaATATTGTTACATGCCATTCTGTCTGATGTCCTTCTATGCTTTAGTTTTACTAGTGTCGAATGAATGGAATGTTTATAAGCTTGAACTTCATAGATCCATTTACTCCAAAAACATTCTTAAGATCCATTTACATTACATATTATGCAGGCGCTCAAATATTTTTCCACTCATAAGAAATTCTTTGACAAGTTGGTTGAGACTTCTATATCTTTACTGGCCAAAGATGGTGGAAGTGATGATGGTTTTTCCCTCTCTACTACCATCGTCAATTTTGTTCTGCAAAGGGATGGACTTGGGAGTGCTAGAGAGTTGTATAAGAGGTATGCTACTGCTGATTGATTATAGTCATGTATATATAGTGCAAACATCTATGTTTGATAAACTGTTCTGTTATAGTGAATGTGCTCCTGTACGTTAACCTGAAGAAAGATTTGTTTAAGAGCATGGTAAGAATGTGCTGACATCTATCTTTAGCCCACTTTTTTTAGGTTAAGGGAATACAGTCTATAAAATGAACCCTCTTCCAACTGGATCATTTTATGAACAAATCATAGTCCTTCATTATTGCATTAGCTAATCAGTTGTTTTCTGAAGTTGGT
The Solanum stenotomum isolate F172 chromosome 12, ASM1918654v1, whole genome shotgun sequence DNA segment above includes these coding regions:
- the LOC125847605 gene encoding uncharacterized protein LOC125847605 — protein: MADVVQFKLERMLPELDDLEKRGLFSRQEIAEIVKQRRKFEYRLKRPSPLKQDFVAYIDYEKSLDSLRLLRKKAQMKTTGDRKLKKSVSDYAGVSRIIEIYRLATTRFKGDIELWFQYLEFCRERRNGRMKKALAQVIRFHPKVPGVWIYAAAWEFDTNLNAAAARALMHSGLRACPTSEDLWVEYLRMELTYLNKLKARKVVLGEDEGTLARSGKSAKEEQWRDENKELFIVLDDNREEDKLSNLHDGDSKEKLDLFREQGLSVLQTVYGGSIKALPFSFSLRTKFLDILEATDLGHSEDMQNEILADMKRDFSKEPKYWDWLARQEVIDLNNPETTEAMTADQLSRAIQVYEEGLKIVPSASMFDCYAKFLMDVIRFKNKGSQSSELFSTASHVMDPISHLLVVYEKAETMGCITEDLACQHVSFLLQLGKVDEAKTLAEKLCSGKFSEAVQLWALRFSIEMRFIQKNCTPNKAALSSIFEPLRSVLLKLPILEAETIWLMALKYFSTHKKFFDKLVETSISLLAKDGGSDDGFSLSTTIVNFVLQRDGLGSARELYKRFLALPHPGLSLYRNCIELELNLASSGDKISLGNVRKLFETALTTYDQDVRLWQDYYNMEIKMGTSETAAAVHWRARKTLKKSISLVPSLDM